In the genome of Pseudomonas protegens, one region contains:
- a CDS encoding CheW domain-containing protein, which produces MNRPLDIKSRPQLALQSYLDALLQDATEEELIPEPAVAVEVAPPAAPTTAEVGSAVLDEFQAAVLEEQARDALIQRQAAPLPRVADPMPAPAVLEAPPPVLTSISPVVPMLQALVPPVVEVHLPPSNPPPPVTGSDRPSWAAEPFECLLFDVAGLTLAVPLVCLGSIYSLAGQELTPLFGQPEWFLGILPSQAGNLKVLDTARWVMPDRYRDDFRQGLQYVISVQGYEWGLAVHQVSRSLRLDPNEIKWRSHRGQRPWLAGTVIEHMCALLDVAELAELIVIGGAKQLAISQAAHKPK; this is translated from the coding sequence ATGAACCGTCCGCTGGATATCAAGAGCCGGCCCCAGCTGGCGCTGCAGTCGTACCTGGACGCTTTGCTGCAGGATGCCACCGAAGAAGAATTGATCCCGGAACCTGCGGTTGCGGTCGAAGTCGCGCCGCCAGCTGCGCCGACCACGGCCGAGGTCGGCAGCGCAGTGCTGGACGAGTTCCAGGCGGCAGTGCTGGAAGAGCAGGCGCGCGATGCACTGATTCAGCGGCAGGCGGCTCCGCTCCCCCGGGTGGCGGACCCGATGCCGGCGCCAGCCGTTCTGGAAGCACCGCCGCCGGTGCTGACTTCGATCTCCCCCGTGGTGCCGATGCTCCAGGCGCTGGTGCCGCCGGTGGTCGAAGTGCACCTGCCACCGAGCAATCCACCGCCTCCGGTCACCGGCAGCGACCGTCCCAGCTGGGCGGCGGAGCCTTTCGAATGCCTGTTGTTCGATGTCGCCGGCCTGACCCTGGCGGTGCCGCTGGTGTGCCTGGGTTCGATCTATTCTCTGGCAGGGCAAGAGCTGACGCCGCTGTTCGGTCAGCCCGAGTGGTTCCTCGGTATCCTGCCGAGCCAGGCCGGTAACCTGAAAGTGCTGGATACCGCCCGTTGGGTCATGCCGGATCGTTACCGCGATGATTTCCGCCAGGGCCTGCAGTACGTGATCTCGGTCCAGGGCTACGAGTGGGGGTTGGCGGTGCATCAGGTCAGCCGTTCCTTGCGCCTGGACCCCAATGAAATCAAGTGGCGCAGTCATCGTGGCCAACGCCCGTGGCTCGCCGGCACCGTGATCGAACACATGTGCGCCTTGCTCGACGTGGCCGAACTGGCGGAGTTGATCGTCATCGGTGGTGCCAAGCAGCTGGCGATCAGTCAAGCGGCCCACAAGCCGAAGTGA
- a CDS encoding flagellar hook-length control protein FliK translates to MTGEINILPLPQAPAPGASRPQPISGELLKLVPPLEGLIAAGQSAKAEVLSLKQTDQSFQLLLKVTLDNGRQTTVQATSSQPLPQGTSLAVIQPSAGNLAITVQQAIASSVAALTRLDTSQLPAGTLLQGKVLTTQLLPQGANQPAIYRSLVSLLNTAQSGATLSIDSPQPLRIGSLLSALVSDAQTLNFVPLGNRQEQLAIAAQLASQQSRQGSLNGLLNLLQNLPADSELSTASADLRAAVERLLAGLPDLQQLSTARGVAQALLGSGLFLEAKLLAASNPGQTPDLKGDLLRLIAQLTPGLPSSSSFNAIIAANTLAQSLPSFVRSALGTLGQVSAKTPPGGFPLPERLLQSLEGEGDLQHLLRLAAAAVSRLQSHQLASLEQSGLTDDGRPLTIWQLEIPMRNLQDIVPLQVKLQREETADPEPESSHKREERPSKQALWRVDLAFDLDPLGPLQVQAQLIQGRLSSQLWAERPYTASLIESHLGHLRERLLASGLDVGDLDCHLGIPPRGPQTRLEQRWVDETA, encoded by the coding sequence ATGACTGGCGAAATAAACATCCTGCCACTGCCCCAGGCGCCCGCTCCCGGCGCCTCGCGCCCTCAGCCGATCAGCGGCGAATTGCTCAAGCTGGTGCCGCCCCTGGAAGGCTTGATAGCCGCCGGTCAGAGCGCCAAGGCCGAAGTGCTGTCGCTCAAGCAGACCGACCAGAGCTTCCAGCTGCTGCTCAAGGTGACCCTGGACAACGGCCGGCAAACCACCGTGCAGGCCACCAGCAGCCAGCCCTTGCCCCAGGGCACCAGCCTGGCGGTGATCCAGCCTTCGGCGGGCAACCTGGCGATCACCGTGCAGCAGGCCATTGCCTCCAGCGTCGCCGCCCTGACCCGCCTGGACACCAGCCAACTGCCAGCGGGCACCCTGCTCCAGGGCAAGGTCCTGACGACCCAGCTCCTGCCCCAGGGCGCCAACCAGCCGGCGATCTACCGCTCACTGGTCAGCCTGCTCAATACCGCTCAAAGCGGCGCCACCCTGAGCATCGACAGCCCGCAGCCGCTGCGTATCGGCAGCCTGCTCAGCGCCCTGGTCTCGGATGCACAGACCCTCAACTTCGTCCCCCTGGGCAACCGCCAGGAACAGCTGGCCATCGCCGCCCAACTGGCCAGCCAGCAAAGCCGCCAGGGTTCCCTGAACGGACTGCTCAACCTCCTGCAGAACCTGCCCGCCGACAGCGAACTGTCCACTGCATCGGCCGACCTGCGGGCCGCCGTGGAGCGCTTGCTGGCCGGCCTGCCGGACCTGCAGCAGTTGAGCACCGCGCGAGGAGTGGCCCAGGCCCTGCTGGGCAGCGGCCTGTTTCTGGAAGCCAAGCTGCTGGCCGCAAGCAATCCCGGCCAGACGCCAGACCTGAAGGGCGACCTGCTGCGCCTGATCGCCCAGCTGACCCCGGGGCTGCCCTCCTCCAGCAGCTTCAATGCAATCATCGCCGCCAACACCCTGGCGCAATCGCTGCCCAGCTTCGTGCGCAGCGCTCTGGGCACCCTGGGTCAAGTCAGCGCCAAGACACCGCCCGGCGGCTTCCCACTGCCGGAGCGACTGCTGCAAAGCCTGGAAGGCGAAGGCGATCTGCAACATCTGCTGCGCCTGGCCGCTGCGGCGGTATCACGCCTGCAAAGCCACCAGCTGGCGAGCCTGGAACAGAGCGGCCTGACCGACGATGGTCGGCCACTGACCATCTGGCAGTTGGAAATCCCCATGCGCAACCTGCAGGACATCGTGCCCTTGCAGGTCAAGCTGCAACGGGAAGAGACAGCGGATCCAGAACCCGAATCCTCGCACAAGCGCGAAGAGCGTCCGTCCAAGCAGGCGCTGTGGCGGGTCGACCTGGCATTCGACCTCGACCCCCTGGGCCCGCTGCAGGTCCAGGCGCAACTGATTCAAGGGCGCCTGTCCAGCCAGCTGTGGGCCGAGCGTCCCTACACGGCAAGCCTGATCGAGAGCCACCTGGGCCACCTGCGCGAACGCCTGCTGGCCTCGGGACTGGATGTCGGCGATCTGGACTGCCACCTGGGCATCCCGCCCCGGGGCCCGCAAACCCGATTGGAACAACGCTGGGTCGACGAAACCGCATGA
- a CDS encoding DUF2802 domain-containing protein, whose translation MILEVAVIVLAILWVATVALFLSYTRNQRQIAAQQAEGDAVRDQRIKELAKRVDHYQNGTVRMGEDLHELRAVVAPLPDKLAQLEQRDPSSLSFAQAARLVGMGASVDELTQSCGLTQAEAELVSKLHKG comes from the coding sequence TTGATCCTCGAGGTAGCGGTGATTGTCCTGGCGATCCTCTGGGTCGCCACTGTGGCGCTATTCCTGTCGTACACCCGCAATCAGCGGCAGATCGCCGCCCAGCAGGCCGAAGGCGATGCCGTGCGCGATCAGCGGATCAAGGAGCTGGCCAAGCGCGTCGACCATTACCAGAACGGTACGGTACGCATGGGCGAGGATCTGCACGAACTGCGGGCGGTGGTGGCGCCGTTGCCGGACAAACTGGCCCAGCTGGAGCAGCGTGACCCCTCCAGCCTGTCCTTTGCCCAGGCCGCGCGCCTGGTGGGCATGGGCGCCAGCGTCGACGAACTGACCCAGTCCTGTGGCCTGACCCAGGCCGAAGCGGAACTGGTCAGCAAGCTGCACAAAGGTTGA
- a CDS encoding chemotaxis response regulator protein-glutamate methylesterase, with translation MAVKVLVVDDSGFFRRRVSEILSADSNIQVVGTATNGKEAIDQALALKPDVITMDYEMPMMDGITAVRHIMQRCPTPVLMFSSLTHEGARVTLDALDAGAVDFLPKNFEDISRNPEKVKQLLCEKVHSISRSNRRFSSYSAPAPQPAAPAPTPSSFGSSRPAPAPAPVRAPAAAAGPASPAPKRKAYKLVAIGTSTGGPVALQRVLTQLPANFPAPIVLIQHMPAAFTKAFAERLDKLCRISVKEAEDGDILRPGLALLAPGGKQMMIDGRGAVKILPGDERLNYKPCVDITFGSAAKSYSDKVLAVVLTGMGADGREGARLLKQGGSAVWAQDEASCVIYGMPMAIVKANLADAVYSLDDIGRHLVEACL, from the coding sequence ATGGCAGTCAAAGTCCTGGTGGTGGACGATTCGGGTTTTTTCCGCCGCCGCGTCTCGGAAATTCTTTCAGCGGATTCGAATATCCAGGTCGTCGGTACGGCGACCAACGGTAAAGAGGCGATCGATCAGGCCCTGGCCCTCAAGCCGGACGTGATCACCATGGACTACGAGATGCCGATGATGGATGGCATCACTGCAGTGCGGCATATCATGCAGCGCTGCCCGACGCCGGTCCTGATGTTCTCTTCCCTGACCCACGAAGGCGCTCGAGTGACCCTCGATGCGCTGGATGCCGGGGCCGTGGATTTCCTGCCGAAGAATTTCGAGGACATCTCGCGCAATCCCGAGAAGGTCAAGCAACTGCTGTGCGAGAAGGTCCACAGCATCTCGCGCAGCAATCGTCGTTTCAGCAGCTACAGCGCCCCGGCGCCGCAACCGGCTGCACCGGCTCCGACCCCGTCGAGCTTTGGCAGCAGTCGTCCGGCGCCAGCGCCGGCTCCGGTTCGTGCTCCGGCAGCGGCTGCAGGTCCTGCATCGCCGGCGCCCAAGCGCAAGGCCTACAAGCTGGTGGCGATCGGTACCTCCACTGGCGGTCCGGTGGCTTTGCAGCGGGTCCTGACCCAGCTGCCGGCCAACTTCCCGGCCCCCATCGTGCTGATCCAGCACATGCCCGCGGCGTTCACCAAGGCCTTTGCCGAGCGCCTGGACAAGCTCTGCCGCATCAGCGTCAAGGAAGCCGAGGATGGCGACATCCTGCGCCCAGGCTTGGCGCTGCTGGCGCCGGGCGGCAAGCAGATGATGATCGACGGTCGTGGCGCGGTGAAGATCCTGCCCGGCGACGAGCGTCTGAACTACAAGCCGTGCGTGGACATCACCTTCGGTTCTGCGGCCAAGTCCTACAGCGACAAAGTTCTGGCGGTGGTACTCACCGGCATGGGCGCCGACGGTCGTGAAGGCGCGCGCTTGCTCAAGCAGGGCGGCAGCGCGGTCTGGGCCCAGGATGAAGCCAGCTGCGTGATCTATGGCATGCCCATGGCCATCGTCAAGGCCAACCTGGCGGACGCGGTGTACAGCCTGGACGACATCGGCCGGCACCTGGTCGAGGCCTGTCTCTGA
- the ccmA gene encoding cytochrome c biogenesis heme-transporting ATPase CcmA, whose product MTSPLLEAVALACERDWRMLFEHLELRLTGGDMVQISGPNGSGKTSLLRLLAGLMQPTSGQVLLNGQPLRAQRAELARNLLWIGHAAGIKDVLTPEENLNWLCALHQPATRDAIWQALAAVGLRGFEDVACHTLSAGQQRRVALARLYLNGPPLWILDEPFTALDKQGVAQLEEHLANHCERGGMVVLTTHHTLTRMPSGYRDLDLGRWAA is encoded by the coding sequence TTGACCAGCCCCCTTCTCGAAGCCGTAGCACTCGCCTGTGAGCGTGACTGGCGGATGCTGTTTGAACACCTGGAGTTGCGTCTGACTGGCGGAGACATGGTGCAGATCAGCGGTCCCAACGGCAGTGGCAAGACCAGCCTGCTGCGTTTGCTCGCCGGCCTGATGCAACCCACCAGCGGCCAGGTCCTGCTCAATGGCCAGCCCCTGCGCGCCCAGCGCGCCGAACTGGCGCGCAACCTGTTGTGGATTGGCCACGCCGCCGGCATCAAGGATGTCCTGACCCCCGAGGAAAACCTCAACTGGCTCTGTGCCCTGCACCAGCCGGCCACGCGCGATGCCATCTGGCAGGCCCTGGCGGCCGTCGGCCTGCGCGGTTTCGAGGACGTCGCCTGTCACACCCTGTCCGCCGGCCAGCAGCGTCGCGTGGCCCTGGCCCGGCTGTATCTGAATGGCCCGCCGCTGTGGATCCTCGACGAACCCTTCACCGCCCTGGACAAACAGGGGGTGGCCCAGCTCGAGGAACACCTGGCCAATCATTGCGAACGTGGCGGCATGGTGGTCCTGACCACTCACCACACGCTGACCCGCATGCCCTCGGGCTACCGCGATCTGGACCTGGGGCGGTGGGCAGCATGA
- the motD gene encoding flagellar motor protein MotD: protein MARRRQQEEHVNHERWLVSYADFITLLFAFFVVMYSISSINEGKYKVISEALIGVFTDSDRSLKPIPIGDERPKTVTPAKPLVKDSEQTDAGISGGSDPLKSIADDISAAFGDLISSNQMTVRGNELWVEIELNSSLLFGSGDAMPSDQAFTIIDKVAKILKPFDNPIHVEGFTDNQPIQTAQYPTNWELSSARSASIVRMLAMQGVNPARMASVGYGEFQPVANNATAEGRARNRRVVLVVSRNLDVRRSLTGTGTANATPDAALKRAGTQTAPTPVKTPVQGSAVNSPSPAL, encoded by the coding sequence ATGGCTCGTCGTCGCCAGCAAGAAGAACACGTCAACCACGAACGCTGGTTGGTTTCCTACGCCGACTTCATCACCCTGCTGTTCGCGTTTTTCGTGGTCATGTACTCGATTTCCTCGATCAACGAGGGCAAGTACAAGGTGATTTCCGAGGCGCTGATCGGGGTCTTCACCGACTCCGACCGCAGCCTCAAGCCGATTCCCATCGGTGATGAACGGCCCAAGACCGTGACCCCGGCCAAGCCGCTGGTCAAGGACAGCGAGCAGACCGACGCCGGGATTTCCGGCGGCAGCGATCCGCTCAAGAGCATCGCCGATGACATCAGCGCGGCCTTTGGCGACCTGATCAGCTCGAACCAGATGACCGTGCGCGGCAACGAGCTGTGGGTGGAGATCGAACTCAACTCCAGCCTGTTGTTCGGCAGTGGCGACGCCATGCCCAGCGACCAGGCGTTCACCATCATCGACAAGGTGGCGAAGATCCTCAAACCCTTCGACAACCCGATCCATGTCGAAGGCTTCACCGACAATCAGCCGATCCAGACCGCGCAGTACCCGACCAACTGGGAACTGTCCTCGGCTCGTTCGGCGAGCATCGTGCGCATGCTGGCGATGCAGGGCGTCAATCCGGCGCGGATGGCTTCCGTGGGCTATGGCGAGTTCCAGCCGGTGGCCAACAACGCCACCGCCGAAGGCCGGGCGCGCAATCGGAGGGTGGTGCTGGTGGTGTCGCGCAACCTCGATGTGCGGCGCAGCCTGACCGGCACCGGCACCGCCAATGCAACGCCGGATGCGGCACTCAAGCGTGCTGGCACACAAACTGCACCAACCCCGGTCAAAACGCCGGTACAGGGAAGCGCCGTCAATTCTCCGTCACCCGCTTTATAA
- the ccmB gene encoding heme exporter protein CcmB, with protein MSVFAQLLAREARLLFRRPAELANPLVFFAIVVALFPLAVGPETNLLQTLSPGLVWVAALLSVLLSLDGLFRSDFEDGSLEQWVLSSHPLALLVLAKVLAHWAFSGLALVLLAPLLALMLGLPTACLPVLLLSLLLGTPVLSLLGAVGAALTVGLKRGGLLLALLILPLYIPVLILGSGALQAALQGMPATGYLLWLGSLTALAVTLTPFAIAAGLKISVGE; from the coding sequence ATGAGCGTCTTTGCCCAATTGCTGGCCCGTGAAGCGCGCTTGCTGTTCCGACGCCCGGCGGAGTTGGCCAACCCCCTGGTGTTCTTCGCGATCGTCGTCGCACTGTTCCCTTTGGCCGTGGGACCTGAGACAAATCTGTTGCAAACCTTGTCTCCGGGGCTGGTCTGGGTAGCGGCCTTATTGTCCGTCCTGCTCTCGCTGGACGGGCTTTTTCGCAGTGATTTCGAGGACGGATCCCTGGAGCAGTGGGTCCTTTCGTCGCACCCCCTGGCTCTTCTGGTTTTGGCCAAGGTACTGGCACACTGGGCCTTTTCCGGCCTGGCACTGGTATTGCTTGCCCCCTTGCTGGCCTTGATGCTCGGCTTGCCTACCGCCTGCCTGCCGGTGTTGTTGCTGTCATTGCTGCTGGGCACTCCGGTGCTGAGCCTGCTGGGCGCAGTGGGCGCGGCATTGACGGTGGGTTTGAAGCGTGGCGGCTTGCTGCTGGCGTTGCTGATCCTGCCTTTGTACATCCCGGTACTGATTCTCGGCAGCGGCGCCTTGCAGGCCGCGTTGCAGGGCATGCCGGCGACCGGTTATCTGCTGTGGCTTGGGAGCCTGACCGCCCTGGCAGTGACCCTTACACCCTTTGCAATAGCTGCTGGCCTGAAGATCAGCGTCGGCGAATAA
- a CDS encoding EscU/YscU/HrcU family type III secretion system export apparatus switch protein, with the protein MKHTPAPRQAIALKYDGQQAPTLTAKGDDELAEAILKIARDYEVPIYENAELVKLLARLELGESIPPELYRTIAEIIAFAWNLKGKFPAGQDPQQVEQEKDITARGDDY; encoded by the coding sequence ATGAAACACACACCCGCACCACGCCAGGCCATTGCCCTCAAGTACGACGGCCAGCAAGCCCCGACCCTCACCGCCAAGGGCGACGATGAACTGGCCGAAGCCATCCTGAAGATCGCCCGGGACTATGAAGTGCCGATCTATGAGAACGCCGAACTGGTGAAGCTGCTGGCACGCCTGGAGCTGGGCGAGAGCATTCCGCCGGAGCTGTACCGGACCATCGCCGAAATCATCGCCTTCGCCTGGAACCTCAAGGGCAAGTTCCCAGCCGGACAGGATCCGCAACAGGTCGAACAGGAGAAAGACATCACCGCGCGCGGCGACGATTACTGA
- a CDS encoding ParA family protein — translation MRVWAVANQKGGVGKTTSSIALAGLLAEAGKRVVVVDLDPHGSMTSYFGYDPDSLEHSSYDLFLHKGNVPQDLPGQLLLGTSHEHISLLPSSTALATLERQSPGQSGLGLVIAKSLAQLWQDFDYAVIDSPPLLGVLMVNALAASQQLVIPVQTEHLAVKGLERMVNTLAMVNRSRKQPLPFTIVPTLFDRRTQASLGTLRILRDKFPDEIWQGYIPVDTRLRDASRAGVTPSQFDGKSRGVLAYKALLKHLLAQQLVAQVA, via the coding sequence ATGAGAGTCTGGGCAGTCGCCAATCAAAAGGGTGGTGTTGGTAAAACCACCAGTTCCATCGCTTTAGCCGGCTTGCTGGCCGAGGCGGGCAAGCGCGTGGTCGTGGTCGATCTCGACCCCCACGGTTCCATGACCAGCTACTTCGGCTATGACCCGGACAGCCTGGAGCACAGCAGCTACGACTTGTTCCTGCACAAGGGCAACGTGCCCCAGGACCTGCCGGGCCAATTGCTGCTGGGCACCAGCCACGAACACATTTCCCTGTTGCCGTCGAGCACCGCCCTGGCCACCCTCGAGCGCCAGTCGCCGGGGCAGAGCGGCCTGGGCCTGGTGATCGCCAAGAGCCTGGCGCAGCTGTGGCAGGATTTCGACTATGCAGTGATCGACAGTCCGCCGTTGCTCGGCGTGTTGATGGTCAACGCCCTGGCGGCCAGCCAGCAGCTGGTGATCCCGGTGCAGACCGAACACCTGGCGGTCAAGGGCCTGGAGCGCATGGTCAACACCCTGGCCATGGTCAACCGCTCGCGCAAGCAACCACTGCCGTTCACCATCGTGCCGACCCTGTTCGATCGCCGGACCCAGGCGTCCCTGGGCACGCTGCGGATCCTGCGGGACAAGTTTCCCGACGAAATCTGGCAAGGCTACATCCCGGTGGATACCCGCCTGCGGGACGCCAGCCGGGCCGGCGTCACGCCTTCCCAGTTCGATGGCAAGAGTCGCGGCGTATTGGCCTACAAGGCCTTGCTCAAGCACTTGCTGGCCCAGCAACTCGTGGCGCAGGTGGCTTGA
- a CDS encoding chemotaxis protein CheW, whose translation MNKSSSAQGSEDPILQWVTFKLDNESYGINVMRVQEVLRYTEIAPVPGAPSYVLGIINLRGNVVTVIDTRQRFGLVPTEVNDNTRIVIIEADKQVVGIMVDSVAEVVYLRQSEVETAPNVGNEESAKFIQGVCNKNGELLILVELDKMMSEEEWSELESI comes from the coding sequence ATGAATAAGTCGTCGTCTGCACAGGGTTCCGAAGATCCGATCCTGCAATGGGTCACCTTCAAGCTGGATAACGAGTCCTACGGCATCAACGTGATGCGCGTCCAGGAAGTGCTGCGCTACACCGAGATCGCTCCGGTGCCGGGTGCGCCGAGCTACGTGCTGGGGATCATCAACCTGCGGGGCAATGTGGTCACCGTGATCGACACCCGCCAGCGTTTCGGCCTGGTGCCTACCGAAGTCAACGACAACACCCGGATCGTCATCATCGAAGCCGACAAGCAAGTGGTCGGGATCATGGTCGACAGCGTGGCGGAAGTGGTTTACCTGCGTCAGTCGGAAGTCGAAACCGCACCCAATGTCGGTAACGAAGAGTCGGCCAAGTTCATTCAAGGCGTCTGCAACAAGAACGGCGAACTGCTGATTCTGGTGGAGCTGGACAAGATGATGAGCGAAGAGGAATGGTCGGAACTGGAGAGTATCTGA
- a CDS encoding flagellar motor protein has translation MDVLSLIGIIMAFVAIIGGNYLEGGHLSALANGPAALIVLGGTIGAALLQSPLSAFKRAMQILVWILFPPRVDLPGGIDRVVNWSLTARKEGLLGLEGVADAEPDTYSRKGLQLLVDGAEPEAIRSILEVDFYTQESRDIEAAKVFESMGGYAPTIGIIGAVMGLIHVMGNLADPSQLGSGIAVAFVATIYGVASANLVLLPIAAKLKSIALRQSRYREMLLEGILSIAEGENPRSIELKLQGFMD, from the coding sequence ATGGATGTACTCAGCCTAATCGGGATCATCATGGCGTTTGTCGCCATCATCGGCGGCAACTACCTGGAAGGTGGCCACCTGTCGGCACTGGCCAATGGCCCGGCCGCGCTGATCGTGCTCGGCGGCACCATCGGCGCGGCTTTGCTGCAGTCGCCGTTGAGCGCTTTCAAGCGAGCCATGCAGATCCTGGTGTGGATCCTGTTTCCGCCCCGGGTCGATCTGCCTGGCGGCATTGACCGGGTGGTCAACTGGAGCCTGACCGCGCGCAAGGAGGGCCTGCTGGGCCTGGAAGGCGTGGCCGATGCCGAGCCGGACACCTATTCGCGCAAGGGCTTGCAGCTGTTGGTGGACGGCGCCGAGCCGGAAGCCATCCGCAGCATCCTCGAAGTGGATTTCTACACCCAGGAAAGCCGTGATATCGAGGCCGCCAAGGTTTTCGAGAGCATGGGCGGCTATGCGCCGACCATCGGCATCATCGGTGCGGTCATGGGGCTGATTCACGTCATGGGCAACCTGGCCGATCCGTCGCAGCTGGGCAGCGGCATTGCCGTGGCCTTCGTCGCCACCATCTACGGGGTGGCCAGCGCCAACCTGGTGTTGCTGCCGATCGCCGCCAAGCTGAAGTCCATCGCCCTGCGTCAGTCCCGTTACCGGGAAATGCTGCTCGAAGGCATCCTGTCGATCGCCGAAGGCGAAAACCCCCGCTCCATCGAGTTGAAGCTGCAAGGCTTCATGGACTGA
- a CDS encoding heme ABC transporter permease, protein MNWTWFHKLGSPKWFYGISGKMLPWLSVAAFLLIAVGVAWGLAFAPPDYQQGNSFRIIYIHVPAAMLAQSCYVMLAVCGVVGLVWKMKLADVALQCAAPIGAWMTAVALVTGAIWGKPTWGSWWVWDARLTSMLILLFLYFGLIALGNAISNRDSAAKACAVLAIVGVVNIPIIKYSVEWWNTLHQGATFTLTEKPAMPVEMWLPLLLTALGFYCFFGAVLLLRMRLEVLKREARASWVKAEVQGCLETVR, encoded by the coding sequence ATGAACTGGACCTGGTTTCACAAGCTCGGCTCGCCTAAATGGTTCTATGGCATCAGCGGAAAAATGCTGCCCTGGCTCAGCGTCGCGGCGTTCTTGCTGATTGCTGTCGGCGTGGCCTGGGGCCTGGCCTTCGCGCCACCGGACTACCAGCAGGGCAACAGCTTCCGCATCATCTATATTCATGTCCCGGCGGCCATGCTGGCGCAGTCCTGCTACGTGATGCTGGCGGTCTGCGGCGTGGTTGGGCTGGTGTGGAAGATGAAGCTGGCGGACGTGGCGCTGCAATGCGCGGCGCCAATCGGTGCCTGGATGACCGCCGTGGCCCTGGTGACCGGTGCCATCTGGGGCAAGCCGACCTGGGGTTCATGGTGGGTCTGGGATGCACGACTTACGTCGATGCTCATTCTTCTGTTTCTGTACTTCGGTCTGATTGCCCTGGGCAACGCCATCAGCAATCGTGACAGCGCCGCCAAGGCCTGCGCGGTACTGGCCATTGTCGGCGTGGTGAACATCCCGATCATCAAGTACTCGGTGGAGTGGTGGAACACCCTGCACCAGGGCGCGACCTTCACCCTTACGGAAAAGCCGGCGATGCCAGTGGAAATGTGGTTGCCGCTGCTGCTCACGGCCCTTGGTTTCTACTGCTTCTTCGGCGCCGTGCTGTTGCTGCGCATGCGCCTCGAAGTGCTCAAGCGCGAAGCCCGGGCCAGTTGGGTCAAGGCCGAAGTACAAGGTTGCCTGGAGACCGTTCGATGA